One Glutamicibacter halophytocola DNA segment encodes these proteins:
- a CDS encoding NCS2 family permease — MSSSTNTASGTSVAARIDRYFKISERRSTFSTEVRGGIATFFAMSYIVVLNPLVLSGADSSGGELGIQRVAAVTAFVAGILTILMGIWARHPFAMATGLGVNAFVAITVATNPELTWADVMGLVLIAGVVMFVLVLTGFRTAVFNAVPAGLKTAIVVGIGMFIALIGLVNAGFVQRIPDAANTTVPVGLGFDGELMGWPILVFIIGLLLTMALVVRKVKGAILIGIVVSAILANILEAVFHIGEFETGSWSLVVPSLPEWTLPDLSLIGQVSIFGAFSKIGFTAASLLAFVILLSIFFDAMGTMVGLASEAGTMDENGQIPDVDKVLMVDAAGAIVGGGTSSSSAQIFVESGAGIGEGARTGLASVITGLLMIVAMFLSPLIYLVPFEAVAPALVVVGFMMITQVSKIDWNDWGIALPAFLTFTLMPFTYSIANGIGAGFISYVFIRATQGRAKEIHPLMWVVSAAFVLFFGIGLIEMWVGVK, encoded by the coding sequence ATGTCCTCCTCCACAAACACCGCGTCCGGGACTTCTGTGGCCGCGCGCATCGACCGATACTTCAAGATTTCGGAACGGCGTTCAACGTTCTCCACCGAAGTTCGCGGCGGCATCGCCACGTTCTTCGCGATGAGCTACATCGTCGTCCTCAACCCGCTGGTGCTCTCCGGCGCCGATTCCTCGGGCGGTGAGCTGGGCATCCAGCGCGTTGCCGCTGTGACCGCTTTCGTGGCTGGCATCCTGACCATCCTGATGGGCATTTGGGCCCGCCACCCCTTCGCCATGGCCACCGGCCTGGGCGTCAATGCCTTTGTGGCCATCACCGTGGCCACCAACCCTGAACTGACCTGGGCCGACGTCATGGGCCTGGTGCTCATCGCCGGTGTGGTCATGTTCGTCCTGGTGCTCACCGGCTTCAGAACCGCGGTGTTCAACGCCGTTCCGGCCGGGCTGAAAACGGCCATCGTGGTGGGCATCGGCATGTTCATCGCATTGATCGGCCTGGTGAACGCCGGATTCGTGCAGCGCATCCCGGATGCAGCGAACACCACCGTGCCGGTGGGGCTGGGCTTTGACGGCGAGTTGATGGGCTGGCCAATCCTGGTCTTCATCATCGGCCTGCTGCTGACCATGGCACTGGTGGTGCGCAAGGTCAAGGGCGCGATCCTGATCGGCATCGTCGTCTCCGCCATCCTGGCCAACATCCTCGAAGCCGTCTTCCACATCGGCGAATTCGAGACCGGCAGCTGGTCCCTGGTCGTCCCGTCCCTGCCGGAGTGGACCCTGCCTGACCTCTCGCTGATCGGCCAGGTGAGCATCTTCGGCGCCTTCAGCAAGATCGGCTTCACCGCGGCATCGCTGCTGGCCTTCGTCATCCTGCTCTCGATCTTCTTCGACGCCATGGGCACCATGGTGGGACTGGCTTCCGAAGCCGGCACCATGGACGAGAACGGGCAGATCCCCGACGTGGACAAGGTGCTGATGGTTGATGCAGCCGGCGCCATCGTGGGCGGCGGAACCTCCAGCTCCTCGGCCCAGATCTTCGTGGAGTCCGGTGCCGGCATCGGCGAGGGCGCGCGCACCGGCCTGGCCTCGGTAATCACCGGCTTGCTGATGATCGTCGCGATGTTCCTGAGCCCGCTGATCTACCTGGTGCCTTTCGAGGCTGTGGCCCCGGCCCTGGTGGTCGTCGGCTTCATGATGATCACCCAGGTCTCCAAGATCGACTGGAACGACTGGGGCATTGCGCTGCCGGCCTTCCTGACCTTCACCCTGATGCCGTTCACCTATTCGATTGCCAACGGCATCGGCGCCGGCTTCATCTCCTACGTCTTCATCCGCGCCACCCAGGGCCGCGCCAAGGAAATCCACCCGCTGATGTGGGTTGTCTCCGCGGCGTTCGTGCTGTTCTTCGGCATCGGCCTGATCGAGATGTGGGTCGGGGTCAAGTAA
- a CDS encoding DUF2087 domain-containing protein gives MSEEHPIAGQWIQVAAGLKNPGMRQLLGAVLAGTGMPAEPSKSQLKDLARWEKIGLLRHDGQGWQVNEQLLERTLSSASAQKADRSGIQRFFDGPRLAALPAKPGDRHEVLVHIRDAVISPAEQLREEQLNERLRVFHPDTALLRRYMVDHALLLRAADGSSYRIGSGA, from the coding sequence ATGAGCGAAGAGCACCCGATTGCCGGGCAATGGATCCAAGTCGCTGCCGGGTTGAAGAATCCCGGCATGCGCCAGCTGCTCGGGGCAGTGCTTGCCGGGACCGGGATGCCCGCGGAGCCCAGCAAGTCCCAGCTCAAGGACCTGGCGCGCTGGGAAAAGATCGGCTTGCTCCGCCATGACGGGCAAGGCTGGCAGGTCAACGAACAGCTATTGGAGCGGACCCTGTCTTCGGCGAGCGCGCAGAAGGCCGATCGCAGCGGCATCCAGCGCTTCTTCGACGGACCACGCCTGGCGGCTCTTCCGGCCAAGCCCGGGGACCGGCACGAGGTGCTGGTGCATATCCGCGACGCGGTGATCAGCCCGGCGGAGCAGCTGCGCGAAGAGCAGCTGAACGAGCGGCTGCGGGTCTTCCACCCCGATACCGCCCTGCTGCGCCGCTATATGGTCGATCATGCCCTGCTGCTGCGCGCAGCCGATGGCTCCAGCTACCGGATCGGTTCCGGAGCCTAG